The following are encoded in a window of Etheostoma cragini isolate CJK2018 chromosome 7, CSU_Ecrag_1.0, whole genome shotgun sequence genomic DNA:
- the LOC117947405 gene encoding troponin C, skeletal muscle: MPTDAQSDARSFLTEEMIAEFKAAFDMFDTDGGGDISTKELGQVMRMLGQNPSREELDAIIEEVDEDGSGTIDFEEFLVMMVQQLKEDSAGRSEEELSECFRIFDKNGDGFIDREEFGEILHLTGEPVVEEDIDEMFGEGDSNKDGRIDFDEFLKMMENVQ; this comes from the exons ATG CCCACTGACGCCCAAAGCGATGCCCGCTCCTTCCTGACTGAGGAGATGATTGCAG AGTTCAAAGCTGCCTTCGACATGTTCGACACCGACGGTGGCGGTGACATCAGCACCAAGGAGTTGGGTCAGGTGATGAGGATGCTGGGCCAGAACCCATCGAGGGAGGAGTTGGATGCCATCATTGAGGAGGTTGATGAGGATG GCAGCGGTACTATCGACTTCGAGGAGTTCTTGGTCATGATGGTGCAACAGTTAAAGGAAGACTCGGCTGGAAGGAGTGAAGAAGAGCTTTCAGAATGCTTCCGCATTTTTGACAA GAACGGAGATGGTTTTATTGACCGGGAGGAGTTTGGAGAAATCCTCCACCTCACTGGAGAaccagtggtggaggaagacATCGATGAGATGTTCGGTGAAGGAGACAGCAACAAAGATGGAAGGATTGATTTTGATG agTTTCTGAAGATGATGGAAAACGTCCAGTAA
- the LOC117947406 gene encoding troponin C, skeletal muscle-like translates to MTDAQQEARSYLSEEMLAEFKAAFDMFDTDGGGDISTKELGQVMRMLGQNPTREELDEIIEEVDEDGSGTIDFEEFLVMMVRLLKEDQAGKSEEELAECFRVFDKNGDGYIDREEFALIIRSTGEQISEEEVDELLKDGDKNADGMLDFDEFLKMMENVQ, encoded by the exons ATG ACTGACGCTCAACAAGAGGCCCGCTCCTACCTGAGCGAGGAAATGCTGGCTG AATTCAAAGCCGCCTTCGACATGTTCGACACCGACGGTGGCGGTGATATCAGCACCAAGGAGTTGGGTCAGGTGATGAGGATGCTGGGCCAGAACCCGACAAGAGAGGAGTTGGATGAGATCATCGAGGAGGTCGATGAGGACG GTAGCGGTACCATCGACTTCGAGGAGTTCTTGGTCATGATGGTGAGACTGCTAAAGGAGGACCAGGCCGGAAAGAGCGAGGAAGAGTTGGCAGAGTGTTTCCGTGTATTTGACAA GAACGGCGACGGCTACATCGACAGAGAGGAGTTCGCCCTCATCATCCGCAGCACCGGCGAACAGATCTCAGAGGAGGAGGTTGATGAGCTGTTGAAGGACGGAGACAAGAACGCCGACGGCATGCTGGACTTTGACG AATTCCTCAAGATGATGGAGAATGTGCAGTAA
- the taf13 gene encoding transcription initiation factor TFIID subunit 13 gives MADEEDETGFDEELEDGSSGVDVGHGKRKRLFSKELRCMMYGFGDDQNPYTESVDILEDLVIEFITEMTHKAMSIGRQGRVQVEDIVFLIRKDPRKFARVKDLLTMNEELKRARKAFDEANYGS, from the coding sequence atGGCGGATGAGGAGGACGAGACTGGCTTCGATGAGGAGTTGGAAGACGGATCCAGCGGAGTGGATGTCGGCCACGGGAAGAGAAAGAGGCTCTTCTCCAAGGAGCTCCGATGTATGATGTACGGATTTGGAGACGACCAGAACCCGTATACTGAGTCTGTGGATATTCTGGAGGACCTGGTCATCGAGTTTATCACGGAAATGACCCACAAAGCCATGTCTATTGGACGCCAGGGCCGCGTCCAGGTGGAGGACATCGTTTTCCTAATTCGCAAAGACCCCCGGAAATTCGCCAGGGTCAAAGACCTACTGACCATGAACGAAGAGCTGAAGAGAGCCCGTAAAGCTTTCGATGAAGCAAATTATGGCTCATGA
- the slc35c2 gene encoding solute carrier family 35 member C2, producing MAFPVQFLCRGLRTLGLVVLYYVFSIGITFYNKWLMKDFHYPLFMTLVHLAVNFCLSAVTRRAMQGWTGKPRVILSWKVYLHKVAPTALATALDIGLSNWSFLFITISLYTMTKSSAVLFILFFSLVFKLEEPNPFLILVVLLISSGLFMFTFESTQFNLEGFTMVLLASFIGGIRWTLTQVLMQKAELGLQNPIDTLYHLQPLMFLGLFPLFLYNEGLSLSTSEKLFRVTELSPLLYSVLTLSIGGSLAFGLGFSEFLLVSRTSSLTLSISGIFKEVCTLLLAAALMGDKMGMLNWLGFAICLCGISLHVGLKTYYSKNKGPTLRKLNSKSPELELPLLGQKEDERDDWAAEYNDKDKEQEINIH from the exons ATGGCGTTCCCTGTCCAGTTCCTATGCCGGGGGCTTCGCACTCTCGGATTGGTTGTCCTTTACTATGTCTTCTCTATAGGCATCACCTTCTATAACAAATGGCTGATGAAG GACTTCCACTATCCCCTCTTCATGACATTAGTTCACCTCGCCGTCAACTTCTGTCTGTCCGCTGTAACAAGAAGGGCCATGCAGGGCTGGACAGGGAAGCCCCGCGTCATTCTGAGCTGGAAAGTTTACCTCCATAAAGTGGCTCCCACAG CTTTGGCAACAGCACTGGATATTGGACTTTCCAACTGGAGCTTCCTCTTCATTACCATCAGCTT GTACACCATGACCAAGTCTTCAGCAGTGCTCTTtatcctctttttctccctggTCTTTAAACTCGAGGAGCCA AACCCATTCCTGATCCTGGTGGTCCTGCTGATCTCCAGTGGTctgtttatgtttacatttgagtCAACCCAGTTCAACCTGGAGGGCTTTACCATGGTGCTGCTCGCGTCCTTTATAGGCGGGATCCGCTGGACCCTCACTCAGGTCCTCATGCAGAAAGCAGAGCTTG GCCTTCAGAATCCAATAGACACATTGTACCACCTACAACCTCTCATGTTCCTTGGcctcttccccctcttcctGTATAATGAAG GGCTAAGCCTCAGTACCTCAGAAAAGTTATTCCGGGTGACGGAGCTGTCGCCTCTCTTGTATTCAGTCTTAACACTGAGTATAGGCGGCTCACTGGCCTTTGGTTTAGGCTTCTCAGAGTTCCTGCTTGTCTCCCGAACTTCCAGCCTCACGTTATCCATATCAGGGATCTTTAAG GAGGTGTGTACTCTGCTTTTGGCAGCAGCTCTGATGGGAGACAAAATGGGAATGCTTAATTGGCTTGGATTTGCCATTTGTCTGTGTGGCATTTCATTGCATGTGGGACTGAAGACATATTATTCCAAAA ATAAGGGACCGACTTTAAGGAAGCTCAACAGTAAGAGCCCAGAGCTTGAGTTGCCATTACTGGGGCAGAAAGAAGACGAAAGAGACGATTGGGCTGCTGAATACAATGACAAAGATAAGGAACAAGAAATCAATATTCACTGA